One Pelodiscus sinensis isolate JC-2024 chromosome 24, ASM4963464v1, whole genome shotgun sequence DNA segment encodes these proteins:
- the LOC142819716 gene encoding prelamin-A/C-like has protein sequence MAAPCQKRGAQRRAGCQSTRITRLQEKEELQELNDRLAVYIDRVRSLKSENDSLRQRITESEEPSSRELSNIKVAYESELAGARKTLDSLAKERARLKLELDTVREEFLELKTQNAKKEKDLQVTQDRLHSRETQLNSKEAALTTTLGEKRNLESQAHELRAQVEELEAALGEVKKQLQDEMLRRVDAENRQQTLKEELDFQKNIYSEELRETKRRHKTRLVENDNGRQQEFESKLADALQDMRAQHESQVKLYKEELEKTYGSKLENAKQSAERNSNMVGAAHEELQQSRIRIDSLSAQLSQLQKQLSAKESKLRDLEDALARERETSRRILSDKEREMADMRDRMQQQLDEHQELLEIKLALDMEIHAYRKLLEGEEERPRFAPSHSSQKRSSEIHVRPSTTPGSSKKRKLEDGERRTSFSHHVRTSGRVAVEEVDLEGKFVRLRNKSKEDQALGNWQIKRQNGDEAPVTYRFPPKFTLKAGQVVTIWASGAGATHSPPTDMVWKAQSSWGSGDSLRTALINSNREEVAMRKLVRRMISDSDKDEDGEGSASPQGPCGGTGDAREPTLHPCGAREPTPRPRPVVCRTCGQPKDKASTCQKPVTGFMLPEASTSNVFIALSGNGKGSSCLGGNLLPRSCHLLGNSEPRTQVSA, from the exons ATGGCTGCCCCATGTCAGAAGAGGGGTGCACAGCGTAGAGCGGGTTGCCAGTCAACCCGCATCACCCGcctgcaggagaaggaggagctgcaggagctcaATGACCGGCTGGCCGTCTACATTGACCGGGTGCGCTCCTTGAAGTCGGAGAATGACAGTCTCCGGCAGCGAATCACCGAGTCTGAGGAGCCCTCAAGCCGTGAACTGTCAAACATCAAGGTGGCCTATGAATCGGAGCTGGCAGGGGCCCGCAAGACCTTGGATTCGTTGGCCAAGGAGAGGGCACGACTGAAGCTGGAGCTAGACACGGTGCGGGAGGAGTTCCTGGAGCTGAAGACACA GAATGCAAAGAAGGAAAAAGACCTGCAGGTGACCCAGGATCGCCTCCACTCCAGGGAGACTCAGCTCAACTCCAAAGAGGCTGCGCTCACCACCACcttgggggagaagaggaaccTGGAGAGCCAAGCCCATGAGCTAAGGGCACAGGTGGAAGAG CTGGAAGCTGCCCTGGGTGAGGTGAAGAAGCAGCTGCAGGATGAGATGCTGCGACGGGTGGACGCCGAGAACCGGCAGCAGACGCTGAAGGAGGAACTCGACTTCCAGAAGAACATTTACAGTGAG GAGCTTCGCGAGACCAAGCGTCGGCACAAGACCCGCCTGGTGGAGAATGACAACGGCCGCCAGCAGGAGTTTGAGAGCAAGCTGGCTGATGCCCTGCAGGACATGCGAGCCCAGCACGAATCCCAGGTCAAGCTGTACAAGGAGGAGCTGGAGAAGACCTATGGCTCCAAG CTGGAGAACGCCAAGCAGTCGGCAGAGAGGAACAGCAACATGGTGGGGGCCGCCCACGAGGAACTGCAGCAGTCGAGGATCCGCATCGACAGCCTGTCGGCCCAGCTCAGCCAGCTGCAGAAGCAG ctgtcTGCCAAGGAGTCGAAGCTGCGGGACCTGGAGGACGCGCTGGCCCGGGAGCGGGAGACCAGCCGCCGCATCCTGTCCGACAAGGAGCGGGAGATGGCGGACATGCGAGACAggatgcagcagcagctggacgagcaccaggagctgctggagatCAAGCTGGCCCTGGACATGGAGATCCATGCCTACCGCAAGCTGCTGGAGGGCGAGGAGGAGAG GCCGAGGTTCGCTCCAAGCCACAGCTCCCAAAAGAGAAGCTCCGAGATCCATGTGAGACCCTCCACCACGCCGGGCTCCTCCAAGAAGAGGAAGCTGGAGGATGGGGAGCGCCGGACGAGCTTTTCCCACCATGTTAGGACCAGCGGCCGCGTAGCCGTGGAAGAGGTTGATTTGGAAGGGAAATTTGTCCGTCTCAGGAACAAGTCCAAAGAG GACCAGGCGCTGGGAAACTGGCAGATCAAGCGTCAGAATGGAGACGAGGCCCCTGTCACCTATCGCTTCCCTCCCAAGTTCACCCTGAAGGCCGGCCAGGTGGTCACG ATCTGGGCCTCCGGCGCCGGCGCCACCCACAGCCCTCCCACCGACATGGTGTGGAAGGCCCAAAGCTCCTGGGGCTCTGGAGACAGCCTGCGCACCGCCCTGATCAACTCCAATAGAGAG GAGGTGGCCATGAGAAAGCTGGTGCGTAGGATGATCAGCGACAGTGATAAGGATGAGGATGGCGAAGGCAGCGCCTCCCCCCAA GGCCCCTGTGGCGGCACGGGTGATGCCAGAGAGCCCACTCTGCACCCCTGCGGAGCCAGGGAGCCCACtccacgcccccgccctgtggTGTGCCGCACCTGCGGCCAGCCAAAAGACAAAGCCAGCACGTGCCAGAAACCTGTGACCGGCTTCATGCTCCCAGAAGCATCCACCTCCAATGTCTTCATCGCCTTGAGTGGCAATGGCAAAGGCAGCAGTTGCCTTGGTGGAAACCTGCTGCCCAGGTCCTGCCATTTGCTGGGAAATTCTGAGCCCCGCACTCAGGTCAGTGCATAA